A window of Pseudomonas denitrificans (nom. rej.) genomic DNA:
TTGCCGTGTTCAGCGCCATGCTCGGCGCGTTCATGGCGGTGCTTGACATCCAGATCACCAACTCTTCGCTGAAAGACATCCAGGGGGCGCTGGCCGCCACCCTGGAGGAAGGCTCGTGGATTTCCACCTCCTACCTGGTGGCCGAGATCATCATGATCCCGCTCACCGCCTGGCTGGTGCAGCTGCTCTCGGCGCGTCGGCTGGCGTGGATGATCTCCGTCGGCTTCCTGTTCTCTTCGCTGCTCTGCTCGTTCGCCTGGAACCTGGAGAGCATGATCGTGTTCCGCGCCATGCAGGGCTTCACCGGCGGCGCGCTGATCCCCCTGGCCTTCACCCTGGCGCTGATCAAGCTACCGGAGCACCACCGCCCCAAGGGCATGGCGCTGTTCGCCATCACCGCCACCTTCGCGCCCTCCATCGGCCCGACCCTGGGCGGCTGGCTGACGGAAAACTTCGGCTGGGAATACATCTTCTACATCAACATCCCGCCGGGTCTGCTGATGATCGCCGGCCTGCTCTACGGCCTGGAGAAGAAGGAAGCGCACTGGGAGCTGCTGAAAAGCACCGACTACGCCGGCATCGTCACCATGGCCATCGGCCTGGGCTGCCTGCAGGTGTTCCTCGAAGAAGGCCACCGCAAGGACTGGCTGGAGTCGAACCTGATCGTCAGCCTGGGCAGCATCGCCCTGGTCAGCCTGATCCTCTTCGTGATCCTGCAGACCTCACGACCGAACCCGCTGATCAACCTGGGGATTCTGCGCAACCGCAACTTCGGGCTGTCGAGCATATCCAGCATCGGCCTGGGGATGGGCCTGTACGGCTCGATCTACGTGTTGCCGCTGTATCTCGCGCAGATCCAGGGCTACAACGCCATGCAGATCGGCGAG
This region includes:
- a CDS encoding MDR family MFS transporter, with protein sequence MFSAMLGAFMAVLDIQITNSSLKDIQGALAATLEEGSWISTSYLVAEIIMIPLTAWLVQLLSARRLAWMISVGFLFSSLLCSFAWNLESMIVFRAMQGFTGGALIPLAFTLALIKLPEHHRPKGMALFAITATFAPSIGPTLGGWLTENFGWEYIFYINIPPGLLMIAGLLYGLEKKEAHWELLKSTDYAGIVTMAIGLGCLQVFLEEGHRKDWLESNLIVSLGSIALVSLILFVILQTSRPNPLINLGILRNRNFGLSSISSIGLGMGLYGSIYVLPLYLAQIQGYNAMQIGEVIMWMGVPQLFLIPLIPKLMKIIEPRLLCAIGFGLFGMASFFSGVLNPDFAGPQFNQIQLLRALGQPMVMVTISLIATVYLQPQDAGSASSLFNILRNLGGAIGIALLATLLDSRAKVYYDYLREAVVPVNGAVDERLAQLTAQLGTQQAALGKISEIVHQQAAIMAYNDAFHAIGIVLAISMVAVLLTRPLPAGMGAGAGAGAH